A single region of the Lactobacillus xylocopicola genome encodes:
- a CDS encoding DNA/RNA non-specific endonuclease — protein sequence MARRQQRRRRRTDRSDFWALVIIIIFLLWFVSTRGGSDPSGEQTISQFTQKSDTKGTIDQAKPAAKVYGGLSQQDYQKLAKQNFKSGQAAYLPVNHNNSTLIKNAWRVNRVIYANLDELNRTSHSNTAFLQKRNVAGDGLRVRQVVEPTGWHYNRRNGTQIYNRGHLIAYSVSAGIDLDGNYNPANLSGDQNNPKNLFTQSAFSNQRVQTIFEARVRTALRQNKRIIYQATPIFRGSELMARGINLQAVSTDGVLDFNVYLFNVQPGFFFDYQTGRAQVDRQMQVKEVDNRP from the coding sequence ATGGCACGCAGACAGCAAAGACGGCGCAGAAGAACTGACCGCAGTGACTTTTGGGCGTTGGTCATTATTATCATATTTTTGCTGTGGTTTGTTTCGACCAGAGGCGGGTCAGACCCCAGTGGTGAACAGACGATTAGCCAGTTTACGCAGAAGTCAGATACTAAGGGGACAATTGACCAAGCTAAGCCAGCGGCCAAGGTTTACGGCGGGCTTTCCCAACAAGACTACCAAAAGTTAGCCAAACAAAACTTTAAAAGCGGGCAGGCAGCCTATCTGCCAGTCAATCATAATAATTCAACGCTAATCAAAAATGCTTGGCGGGTCAACCGGGTCATCTATGCTAACCTCGATGAACTGAATCGGACTTCACATTCCAATACGGCCTTTTTACAAAAACGTAATGTTGCTGGTGATGGCTTGCGGGTGCGGCAGGTTGTTGAACCTACGGGCTGGCATTACAACCGCCGCAATGGTACGCAAATTTATAATCGCGGGCACCTAATTGCCTACTCGGTTTCAGCTGGCATTGACTTAGATGGTAATTACAATCCGGCTAACCTGTCGGGCGACCAGAATAATCCTAAGAACCTGTTTACCCAATCAGCTTTTTCCAATCAAAGAGTTCAAACCATTTTTGAAGCTCGGGTGCGGACGGCACTGAGGCAGAACAAGCGGATAATTTACCAGGCAACGCCGATTTTTCGTGGTAGTGAGCTGATGGCTCGTGGAATTAACCTGCAGGCCGTGTCCACCGATGGTGTCCTCGACTTTAATGTTTACTTATTTAACGTGCAGCCGGGTTTTTTCTTTGACTATCAAACTGGCAGGGCCCAAGTTGACCGGCAAATGCAGGTCAAGGAAGTAGATAATAGACCATGA
- a CDS encoding DHA2 family efflux MFS transporter permease subunit: MKNNQARVQVNRPWLAMMSMMIGAFVGMLSETSLNIALPQLMKAFQINSGAVQWLVTGYMLVIGIILPFSSLLTKWFTSRQLVITGLIDFIIGAVIAALAPNFTLLLIGRMIQGLGTGIILPLMFTVAMLVFPPRKMGAAMGICALVIMLAPAIGPTVTGIILGKLSWNWIFWFFIPFLVIALICALVGLPNVGTITRPKVDILSLLESIIGFSCLVMGVSFAADFGWASPTVIIMLAIGIIVLLFYGHRQLHLQQPIINLHVFKKIDFAQGALCVMLDFAIILSAMYLLPQYLQRGLLLPVAVTGIIMLPGGIINAAVSAFAGRLFDSLGAKRPTVAGFTIAIIGIVMLLFSNNTSPIAYVIAAHIILMIGCPLAMSPAQTHALNALRGPESADGSTILNTMEQIIGAVATALATSFLSLGQGAYQGLNKAAQFTNGVHYGLYFTLALAVVGLIIAFTLKSEHSSNEVN; encoded by the coding sequence ATGAAAAATAATCAAGCGAGGGTACAAGTAAACCGCCCTTGGCTAGCAATGATGAGTATGATGATTGGGGCTTTTGTCGGTATGTTGTCGGAAACATCATTAAACATCGCCTTGCCCCAATTGATGAAAGCATTTCAAATTAATTCAGGTGCAGTTCAATGGCTGGTCACTGGCTATATGCTGGTTATCGGCATTATATTGCCTTTTTCAAGTCTATTAACTAAATGGTTCACCTCCAGGCAACTGGTTATCACTGGCCTTATAGACTTCATTATTGGTGCAGTGATCGCGGCTCTTGCCCCTAACTTTACCCTTTTACTAATTGGAAGGATGATTCAAGGGTTGGGAACAGGTATCATCCTCCCTTTGATGTTTACGGTCGCAATGTTAGTCTTCCCCCCGCGCAAAATGGGTGCAGCGATGGGAATCTGCGCCCTAGTTATTATGCTGGCACCAGCAATTGGACCAACCGTGACAGGTATTATTCTGGGTAAGCTGTCCTGGAACTGGATCTTTTGGTTCTTTATTCCATTTTTGGTTATTGCTTTAATTTGTGCGCTAGTTGGTTTACCCAACGTCGGCACAATTACTCGACCAAAAGTTGATATTCTTTCGTTACTTGAATCCATTATCGGATTTTCTTGTCTTGTAATGGGCGTTAGCTTTGCCGCTGACTTTGGCTGGGCTTCACCAACTGTCATAATTATGTTGGCTATTGGTATTATTGTTTTGCTTTTTTATGGCCACCGGCAACTACATTTACAACAACCGATTATCAATCTACACGTATTTAAGAAGATAGATTTTGCCCAGGGGGCACTCTGCGTCATGCTGGACTTTGCGATTATTTTGTCAGCAATGTATTTGTTGCCGCAATATCTGCAACGCGGGTTGCTATTACCAGTTGCGGTAACCGGGATTATCATGCTCCCAGGGGGCATTATTAACGCGGCCGTCTCCGCTTTTGCCGGACGCCTATTCGATTCTTTAGGTGCTAAAAGGCCCACGGTGGCCGGCTTTACAATTGCCATTATTGGTATTGTAATGTTGCTATTCTCAAACAACACGTCACCGATTGCATACGTAATTGCGGCTCACATTATTCTGATGATTGGGTGCCCACTAGCTATGTCGCCTGCACAAACGCACGCTCTAAATGCTCTGCGCGGTCCTGAATCTGCTGATGGGAGTACCATTCTCAACACTATGGAACAAATTATCGGTGCTGTAGCAACAGCTTTGGCAACCAGCTTCTTGAGTCTGGGCCAGGGTGCTTACCAAGGCCTTAATAAGGCCGCCCAATTTACCAATGGTGTTCACTATGGCCTGTACTTTACTTTGGCCTTGGCTGTGGTTGGTTTAATCATTGCCTTCACCTTAAAGTCCGAACATTCTTCAAATGAGGTAAATTAA
- a CDS encoding DUF3290 domain-containing protein: MKFYTLKYIEQNQNTNKNILYALIAATAVVLIALIALYLRHRFDTRYRDLGIIALLFLLLFVGTQYERYVQTNLNKSQSEQIVPFIKAIARDQGVPEKDVLVNSTTLKDGLIVRLESKNTDYQLNLNDDNNSYSLEQAHVINPEVNVQN, from the coding sequence ATGAAGTTTTATACACTCAAGTATATTGAGCAAAATCAGAATACTAATAAAAATATTCTCTATGCATTAATTGCCGCAACCGCGGTTGTGCTGATTGCACTCATTGCGCTTTACCTGCGGCATCGCTTTGACACACGTTACCGTGATCTGGGCATTATTGCCCTGTTGTTTTTACTCTTGTTTGTCGGTACGCAATATGAAAGATATGTGCAGACCAACTTGAATAAGTCCCAGTCTGAGCAAATTGTTCCCTTCATAAAGGCAATTGCTAGAGATCAGGGGGTCCCTGAAAAGGACGTCTTGGTTAATTCAACGACCCTGAAAGATGGTCTGATTGTGCGGTTAGAGTCCAAAAATACCGATTATCAGTTGAATTTGAATGATGATAACAACAGCTATTCTTTAGAACAAGCTCATGTCATTAACCCTGAAGTCAACGTGCAGAATTAG
- a CDS encoding DUF421 domain-containing protein yields MDYTQLFIKFGLGVLTLIFQINVFGKSNIAPTTALDQLQNYVLGGIIGGVIYNANITVLQFMLVLIVWTLLVFILKFAREHSNFIRALIDGKPMQIIKNGQVLVKNCLAVGLSANELMFKLRSQGIYSVETVKNCIFEKNGQLTVIKKDEKNVRFPLISDGQVNYDVLEQLDRDENWLKQEVKAAGYQDFNDVFLADVEDSKISFTGYERK; encoded by the coding sequence ATGGATTATACACAACTGTTTATTAAGTTCGGGCTAGGTGTATTGACACTAATTTTTCAAATAAATGTTTTTGGTAAAAGTAATATTGCGCCAACGACTGCCTTGGACCAGCTGCAAAACTATGTCTTAGGTGGTATCATTGGTGGCGTAATTTATAATGCCAACATCACTGTTTTGCAGTTTATGCTGGTTTTAATTGTGTGGACACTGCTAGTGTTCATTTTAAAATTTGCCCGGGAACACAGTAACTTTATCCGGGCCCTGATTGACGGCAAGCCAATGCAAATTATTAAAAACGGGCAGGTTTTGGTGAAGAACTGTTTGGCGGTTGGTTTATCTGCTAATGAGTTAATGTTCAAGTTACGTAGCCAGGGTATTTATTCGGTTGAAACGGTCAAAAACTGTATTTTTGAAAAGAATGGGCAACTAACGGTAATCAAAAAAGATGAAAAAAATGTTCGCTTTCCGTTAATTAGTGATGGCCAGGTCAACTACGATGTGCTCGAGCAACTCGACCGGGACGAAAATTGGTTAAAGCAGGAAGTTAAAGCAGCGGGTTACCAGGATTTTAATGACGTCTTTTTGGCTGATGTTGAAGATAGCAAGATTTCCTTTACTGGTTACGAGCGAAAATAG
- the cas1 gene encoding type II CRISPR-associated endonuclease Cas1 — translation MGWRSVIITQHAKLTYSMNMMIVQTRDGINQIPITDINLLLVSTTQAVITSALISKLAQNQTKVIFVDEKNEPVTETVDYYPGARTMAKLSKQFSWDQDRKEKLWTKIVNQKITNQIMVLRNYHLNGQAVQDELNQLEVNDSTNREAMAARKYFLTLFAGDFVRRDGSAVNSALDYGYAILLASFNRSIAVSGYISYLGIHHHSEENQFNLASDLMEPFRPFVDYWVKANDQITELTPDIKYGLVELLNLEIKFNGKKTLLTNAINGYVQSCLRFLSEESKALPGMEMSLTNEVPNDALNDNV, via the coding sequence ATGGGATGGAGATCAGTTATTATTACCCAGCATGCGAAGCTTACCTACTCGATGAATATGATGATTGTTCAGACGCGGGATGGGATTAACCAGATTCCAATTACAGATATCAACTTATTGCTAGTGTCTACGACCCAGGCGGTAATTACCAGTGCGCTAATTAGTAAGCTGGCTCAGAATCAGACCAAGGTCATTTTTGTGGATGAAAAGAATGAACCCGTCACGGAAACAGTGGATTACTATCCAGGGGCGCGAACTATGGCTAAATTATCCAAGCAATTTAGTTGGGATCAGGACCGCAAAGAAAAATTGTGGACTAAAATTGTTAATCAGAAAATCACCAACCAAATTATGGTCTTGCGAAATTATCATTTGAATGGACAAGCCGTTCAGGATGAGCTGAACCAACTTGAAGTGAACGATTCCACCAACCGGGAGGCAATGGCCGCCCGCAAGTATTTCTTGACTTTATTTGCGGGAGACTTTGTGAGACGTGATGGTAGTGCAGTCAATAGCGCCTTAGATTACGGCTATGCAATCTTACTGGCGAGTTTTAATCGGAGTATTGCCGTCAGCGGCTATATTTCTTATCTGGGTATTCACCATCATTCTGAAGAAAATCAATTTAACCTGGCCTCAGACCTGATGGAACCATTTCGCCCTTTCGTGGATTATTGGGTGAAAGCCAATGACCAGATTACCGAACTGACACCAGATATTAAGTATGGGCTAGTCGAGTTGTTGAACTTGGAGATCAAGTTTAATGGGAAAAAGACTTTACTCACCAATGCAATTAATGGCTATGTGCAATCGTGCCTGCGTTTTTTGAGTGAAGAAAGTAAGGCTTTGCCCGGAATGGAGATGAGTTTAACCAATGAGGTACCGAATGATGCGCTTAATGATAATGTTTGA
- a CDS encoding Sir2 family NAD-dependent protein deacetylase, protein MENLAQAQRLINEANIVIVVAGNGLAQLEGLDLLGQTAFDQTFPQLAQEYGVHSVASALELKLASWPEQWLLWSKLIKAYSLDYQASQTMGELKELLANKQYFVATSTFGHFFEQAGFNQKRIFNAFGDWTMMQCSSGIGHGIVSDREAVQALLAAGSALNAALVPKCAICGQPMEIHLPRNEHFYPDTDANTRFRWFLTGNEEEQVAFLELGVDETSPQLLEPIIHLVEEFPQWSYVAADLNQDELPMRIRARSAAVNANTGDLLHALRMER, encoded by the coding sequence ATGGAAAATTTAGCCCAAGCCCAGCGTTTAATTAATGAAGCAAATATTGTAATTGTGGTTGCAGGAAATGGTCTGGCTCAACTGGAAGGTTTAGATCTGCTGGGGCAAACTGCCTTTGACCAGACTTTTCCGCAGCTTGCCCAGGAATATGGCGTGCATTCAGTGGCTAGTGCTTTGGAACTCAAATTGGCTTCATGGCCTGAGCAGTGGCTCTTATGGAGTAAGTTAATCAAAGCGTATTCGCTTGACTACCAAGCAAGTCAGACTATGGGTGAGCTGAAAGAACTATTGGCCAACAAGCAGTACTTCGTTGCCACCTCGACTTTTGGTCATTTTTTTGAACAAGCCGGCTTTAATCAGAAGCGGATTTTTAACGCCTTTGGTGACTGGACCATGATGCAATGCTCAAGCGGAATAGGTCACGGAATAGTAAGTGACCGTGAGGCCGTACAAGCACTGCTTGCTGCTGGGTCAGCTTTAAACGCAGCGCTGGTCCCTAAGTGTGCTATTTGCGGGCAACCGATGGAAATTCACCTGCCGCGGAATGAGCACTTTTATCCGGATACCGATGCCAATACTCGATTTCGCTGGTTTCTGACGGGAAATGAAGAGGAGCAGGTGGCCTTTCTGGAGCTGGGTGTTGATGAAACGAGCCCCCAGTTGCTAGAGCCAATTATTCACTTGGTAGAAGAGTTTCCGCAGTGGTCATACGTAGCTGCTGACTTGAACCAGGATGAGTTGCCAATGCGGATTCGCGCGCGCAGTGCAGCGGTCAATGCCAATACTGGTGACTTGCTACACGCATTAAGGATGGAGCGGTAA
- a CDS encoding glycosyltransferase family 2 protein codes for MYIFITITLIIGGIAFVFNLLWCLYLSFSKSVQQESYDYQQRSFETMLLFIPAMNEYKSLNKNMSKLLNLHEQCKHFIDLKFVFIDDASNDGTTELLNKFSHEENVIVIHRVKPNAQLGKGPALQNAADQIAQMNFSRDNTLIGVVDADARFDENYLCKVWHSFENSSYDLVQTRVNIYNTDNNLSTMQNFEFSIYNGLVQMARTNWGSSLASGNGQFVTLKMVEDVGWSSSLLEDCEFSLKGLLKGYYGTFLNTDSIGQEGVISLKKLIRQRIRWCQGGLQCLATYGSKIIKSSTISFAIKFYVLAFLLIPCFSVFLVPAAIFSLITLFYDAAFNFWLSIGAILVIVLIEYFSNSLMIVKQWRTTEQESKITFLKLLKVAFVIDLYRWVLAVVPYMAIARMLTGNNSWEKTSHS; via the coding sequence ATGTATATTTTTATTACTATCACACTTATTATTGGTGGAATTGCCTTCGTTTTTAATTTGCTCTGGTGCTTATATTTGTCCTTCAGCAAAAGTGTTCAACAAGAAAGTTATGACTATCAACAACGTTCATTTGAAACAATGTTATTATTTATACCAGCAATGAATGAATATAAGTCACTTAATAAAAATATGTCTAAACTACTTAATTTACATGAGCAATGCAAACACTTTATAGATCTTAAATTTGTTTTTATCGATGATGCTTCCAATGATGGAACAACGGAATTATTAAATAAATTTTCTCACGAAGAAAATGTGATCGTCATTCATAGGGTTAAGCCTAACGCCCAATTAGGGAAGGGGCCGGCTCTACAAAATGCTGCTGATCAAATTGCTCAAATGAATTTTTCAAGGGATAATACATTAATCGGAGTAGTTGATGCCGATGCTCGATTCGATGAAAATTACTTATGCAAAGTTTGGCACTCTTTTGAAAATTCATCATATGATTTGGTTCAAACCCGTGTAAACATCTATAATACAGATAATAATTTGTCTACTATGCAAAATTTTGAATTTTCTATCTACAATGGCTTAGTACAAATGGCCAGAACAAATTGGGGCTCCTCTCTAGCCTCCGGTAATGGTCAATTTGTAACCTTAAAAATGGTTGAAGATGTTGGCTGGTCTTCTTCTCTACTTGAAGATTGTGAATTTTCATTAAAAGGTTTGCTAAAAGGATATTATGGTACATTTCTTAATACTGATAGTATCGGACAAGAGGGCGTTATTTCTCTTAAAAAACTAATTAGGCAACGGATAAGATGGTGTCAAGGTGGGTTGCAGTGCTTAGCTACATACGGCAGTAAAATCATTAAATCGAGTACTATTTCTTTTGCTATCAAATTTTATGTATTAGCCTTTTTATTAATTCCCTGTTTTTCTGTATTTCTTGTTCCAGCAGCTATTTTTTCTCTCATAACCTTGTTTTACGATGCTGCTTTTAACTTTTGGCTTAGTATTGGTGCTATTTTAGTTATAGTATTAATTGAATATTTTTCAAATTCTCTGATGATAGTTAAACAATGGAGAACCACGGAGCAAGAGTCCAAAATTACTTTTTTAAAATTATTAAAAGTCGCTTTTGTAATCGATCTTTATCGTTGGGTTTTAGCAGTTGTTCCTTATATGGCTATCGCTCGAATGTTAACTGGTAATAATTCATGGGAAAAAACAAGTCATAGCTAG
- the csn2 gene encoding type II-A CRISPR-associated protein Csn2 codes for MILSYSTHKKWSFSTSGIKILSTQSTVAYRDLVQGFQGQNDRLVCIDDKYEPQDISKTFDFGGDLLLSGDVTKKYLLTIGKTYLANIDEDNRNQIMAAFQNLEITIENSLLLEDLPLAITWDEDLKKLLKMVELHLDTDRLQVPYGIIETVLKIHQTCNLKTIPVFCNVANYLDDQELAELSQLVQQMGLVLFLIEFTSADLLVVPEDAEFYYIDRDLVDWY; via the coding sequence ATGATTTTGTCATATTCAACCCACAAAAAATGGTCCTTTTCAACCTCGGGAATTAAGATTTTGTCTACGCAGAGTACTGTTGCCTATCGCGACCTGGTACAAGGCTTTCAAGGACAGAACGACCGCTTAGTCTGTATAGATGATAAATACGAGCCGCAAGATATTTCCAAGACTTTTGACTTTGGAGGTGATCTCTTGCTTAGCGGTGATGTTACCAAAAAGTACTTGCTTACAATTGGCAAGACCTACCTGGCCAACATTGATGAAGATAATCGTAATCAAATAATGGCTGCCTTTCAGAATTTAGAAATAACAATTGAAAATTCACTCCTGTTGGAAGATCTGCCACTAGCAATTACTTGGGATGAGGATTTAAAAAAGTTACTCAAGATGGTAGAATTGCACCTTGATACTGACAGGTTGCAAGTACCGTATGGTATAATTGAAACAGTTCTAAAAATACATCAAACTTGTAATCTAAAGACGATTCCAGTGTTTTGTAATGTAGCTAATTACTTAGATGACCAGGAATTGGCAGAATTATCCCAGCTTGTTCAGCAAATGGGGCTGGTTTTGTTTTTAATTGAATTCACATCTGCGGATTTATTGGTTGTACCTGAAGATGCTGAGTTCTATTATATTGACCGTGATCTAGTCGATTGGTACTAA
- the cas2 gene encoding CRISPR-associated endonuclease Cas2: MRLMIMFDLPTETAQDKKEYRQFRKKLINEGFLMVQYSIYVRVCVTRQTANFLEKRVKKFLPQGGVVQSLMVTEKQYNDMHFLVGKPIVDVRNQSDRTVIL, encoded by the coding sequence ATGCGCTTAATGATAATGTTTGATTTACCAACTGAAACAGCCCAAGACAAAAAAGAGTATCGGCAATTTCGCAAGAAGCTAATTAATGAGGGTTTTTTGATGGTCCAGTATTCAATCTATGTACGAGTTTGTGTTACTAGACAAACAGCCAACTTTTTAGAAAAAAGGGTCAAAAAATTTTTGCCACAAGGTGGCGTAGTCCAGTCCTTAATGGTCACCGAAAAACAGTATAATGATATGCATTTCCTGGTCGGCAAGCCAATCGTGGATGTACGTAACCAGTCCGATCGGACGGTGATTCTATGA
- a CDS encoding proline-specific peptidase family protein, whose amino-acid sequence MKTGTKIITLDNGYHLWTNTQGDGNIHLLALHGGPGGTHEYWEDTADQLKKQGLNVQVTMYDQLGSLYSDQPDYSDPEIAEKYLTYEYFLAEVDEVRAKLGLDQFYLIGQSWGGLLVQEYAVKYGHHLKGAIISSMVDEIDEYVDSVNRRRQEILPQSEIDFMHECEEHNDYNNQRYQDDVNSLNINFVDRRQPSKLYHLKDLGGSEVYHTFQGDNEFVITGKLKEWHFRKQLKKIKVPTLITFGEKETMPIATAKTMQQEIPNSRLVTTPDGGHHHMVDNPDVYYQHLADFIRQVEDGSFQGE is encoded by the coding sequence ATGAAAACTGGCACCAAAATCATCACTTTAGACAACGGCTACCACCTGTGGACCAACACCCAGGGAGACGGCAATATTCACCTTTTAGCACTGCATGGTGGACCTGGTGGAACCCACGAATACTGGGAAGATACTGCAGACCAGCTCAAAAAACAAGGACTAAACGTCCAAGTCACAATGTACGATCAATTGGGTTCGCTTTATTCTGACCAACCGGATTATTCTGACCCTGAAATTGCCGAAAAATACCTGACCTATGAATATTTTTTAGCTGAGGTCGATGAAGTTCGCGCCAAACTTGGCCTTGATCAGTTCTACTTAATTGGCCAAAGCTGGGGCGGACTGCTAGTTCAGGAATACGCCGTTAAGTACGGCCACCATTTAAAGGGAGCGATTATTTCATCAATGGTAGACGAAATTGATGAATATGTAGATTCGGTCAACCGCCGTCGCCAGGAGATTTTGCCGCAAAGTGAAATCGACTTCATGCATGAATGTGAAGAACACAATGATTACAACAACCAGCGCTACCAAGACGACGTCAACAGCTTAAATATCAACTTCGTTGACCGTAGACAACCATCCAAACTATACCACTTGAAAGATCTCGGTGGCAGCGAGGTCTACCATACCTTTCAAGGTGATAATGAATTCGTTATTACTGGAAAGTTGAAGGAATGGCACTTCAGAAAGCAGCTAAAAAAAATCAAAGTACCAACTTTGATTACCTTTGGTGAGAAGGAAACAATGCCCATCGCCACCGCTAAAACGATGCAACAAGAGATTCCAAATTCGCGTCTGGTAACTACACCAGACGGCGGACACCATCACATGGTCGATAATCCTGACGTTTACTACCAGCACTTGGCTGATTTCATTCGGCAAGTTGAAGACGGAAGCTTTCAGGGCGAATAA
- a CDS encoding ABC transporter ATP-binding protein produces the protein MDNNKFVEVKKLRKVYDNGHEAIKNVSFSVKKGDLVCLLGPSGCGKTTILNMIAGLLNPSSGEILFGGKSVVEVAPKDRQIGYVFQNYALYPHMTVLQNVMFPLIVGKNKKAKADAQKIAEKYMSLTQITELAEQKPGNLSGGQQQRVAIARALVQEPQILLMDEPLSNLDARLRLKIREEIRALVKTVGITTLFVTHDQEEALSIGDKIILFNDGVIQQDDLGENFYLDPNNYFVANFVGNPVIDNFKVKKTDQELQASQFTIKLADLDQARFKRAIPNGDYILSVRPENIVPDPEGVLRATIDDIELIGRERILKFTSDQNQARSLVSLESPIKHGDEINFQMRLNRIFLFTPEGERVY, from the coding sequence ATGGATAACAACAAATTTGTTGAAGTAAAGAAGCTCAGAAAAGTCTATGACAATGGCCACGAAGCCATTAAAAATGTTAGCTTCTCTGTCAAAAAAGGTGATCTTGTCTGTTTGCTTGGTCCCTCGGGTTGTGGAAAAACAACTATCTTGAACATGATTGCGGGACTACTTAATCCCTCGTCGGGTGAAATTCTATTTGGCGGCAAGTCTGTAGTTGAGGTTGCGCCAAAGGACCGGCAGATTGGCTATGTTTTTCAAAACTATGCCCTGTACCCGCATATGACAGTTCTGCAGAACGTCATGTTCCCCCTAATTGTCGGTAAAAATAAAAAAGCTAAGGCTGATGCGCAGAAGATTGCCGAGAAGTACATGTCGCTGACACAAATTACTGAACTGGCTGAGCAAAAGCCGGGCAACTTGTCAGGAGGTCAGCAGCAACGGGTGGCAATTGCCCGGGCTCTGGTTCAGGAACCACAGATTTTGCTGATGGATGAACCGCTGAGTAACCTGGATGCCCGGCTGCGTCTAAAGATTCGGGAAGAGATTCGGGCTCTGGTTAAGACAGTAGGGATTACAACGCTCTTTGTGACCCATGACCAGGAAGAGGCACTCTCAATCGGGGATAAGATTATCCTCTTTAATGACGGAGTTATCCAACAGGATGATTTAGGTGAAAACTTTTACCTTGATCCCAATAATTACTTTGTGGCCAACTTTGTTGGTAATCCAGTAATTGACAATTTTAAAGTAAAAAAGACCGACCAGGAGTTGCAGGCGAGTCAGTTTACGATTAAGCTGGCTGATTTGGACCAAGCGCGCTTTAAGCGAGCAATTCCTAATGGCGATTACATTCTATCAGTTCGTCCGGAAAACATTGTTCCTGATCCTGAGGGTGTTCTTCGTGCCACGATTGATGACATTGAATTAATTGGACGTGAACGGATTTTGAAGTTTACCTCCGACCAAAATCAGGCCCGTTCGCTGGTTAGCCTGGAGTCGCCGATTAAACATGGCGATGAAATTAACTTCCAAATGCGGCTTAATCGCATATTTCTCTTTACACCTGAGGGGGAGCGCGTTTACTAA
- a CDS encoding exonuclease domain-containing protein, whose product MSILIKNGVLHVSGAQAKIRGKGQERPGFITDYTLLDIETTGLSPYRDHVTELGAIKVRQNEVVAEYSKLVFYPRSNRVPAFITNLNGITEEQLLSEGIPVKDAIIEFRQFIADDIIIGYNVNFDLNFLYDLTKKFKLPELKNDYVDVLRLARAYYPHQHNRLLDCLQRAGIAEVEEHHGLADAIATKKVYDDFRGHFDEELLKQARAKVKNLDLLDKELEAWELGLHNPVANKKFVLAAGLAMDKAEAALMVTNMGGLVQAMVQSDTDYLIMADQKFFSKNHPDWLQAQKYNQTGSKIKRLSESYFLNMIAEWARN is encoded by the coding sequence ATGAGTATTTTGATTAAAAATGGTGTTTTACACGTTTCTGGCGCTCAAGCCAAAATTCGCGGCAAGGGTCAGGAGCGGCCTGGCTTTATCACTGACTATACCCTACTAGACATTGAAACAACTGGTCTCAGTCCTTACCGTGACCACGTCACTGAACTTGGCGCGATTAAGGTCCGTCAGAATGAGGTGGTAGCTGAATACAGTAAACTGGTCTTTTATCCGCGGTCTAACCGGGTGCCAGCCTTCATTACCAACTTAAATGGGATTACCGAAGAGCAACTCCTTAGCGAAGGAATTCCGGTCAAAGACGCCATAATTGAGTTTCGTCAATTTATCGCTGATGATATAATTATTGGTTATAATGTTAACTTTGACTTGAATTTTTTGTATGATTTGACCAAGAAGTTCAAGTTACCTGAGCTCAAAAATGATTACGTTGATGTCTTACGCTTGGCCCGTGCTTATTATCCTCACCAGCACAACCGTCTGCTTGACTGTTTGCAGCGAGCGGGCATTGCTGAAGTTGAAGAACATCATGGCTTAGCTGACGCGATCGCTACCAAAAAGGTTTACGACGACTTCCGCGGACACTTTGATGAAGAACTGCTTAAGCAAGCTCGCGCCAAAGTTAAGAACTTGGACTTGCTGGATAAAGAGCTTGAGGCGTGGGAGCTTGGCTTGCACAATCCGGTCGCTAATAAGAAATTTGTTTTAGCCGCAGGGCTCGCGATGGACAAGGCCGAGGCAGCATTAATGGTTACCAATATGGGTGGTTTGGTGCAAGCTATGGTGCAGTCTGATACGGATTATCTGATTATGGCAGACCAGAAATTTTTTAGCAAAAACCACCCTGACTGGTTGCAGGCCCAGAAGTATAACCAAACTGGTAGTAAGATTAAACGACTATCTGAAAGCTATTTTTTGAACATGATTGCTGAATGGGCAAGGAATTAA